The genomic interval GGCATTGCCAAAAGCCTGGTTCCGGTTCCGGTATGCATCAATAATTTTCTCATAAAGGAATTCTCTGGCATCATCCGTAAACTCAATATGCTTTTGAGTGGCCTTCTGCAAAGAGATTTCTAATAATTCCTGTGGAAGGTAATCAGGGAAATTGTAGAATAAGTTAAATCTGGAACGCAAGCCTGGGTTTGAATCAAGGAAAGTATGCATTTGTTTAGGATAGCCAGCCACCAGAATAGCAATATCGCCAGGGCCATCAGACATTTCTTTTAACAGCACTTCGATAGCTTCCCGGCCAAAATCCTGGTCATCGTTTTCATTCCGCATCAACGAATATGCTTCATCAATGAACAGAATACCACCACGGGCTTTGTCAATCACTTCTTTTACTTTAGGAGCCGTCTGGCCAATGTATTTGCCAATCAGTTCGACCCGGCCTACTTCCATTACGGTGCCTTTCGACAACAGACCCATTTTATGATAGATCTTTCCTAATGTCTGTGCAACTGTGGTTTTTCCTGTTCCGGGATTACCAGTGAAAACAGTATGTAAGCTGATTTTATGGTTTTCTTCAAAACCTTGTTTCTGACGAAGTTGTAGAAATTTTAAATAGGAAGTATAGTCGTTAATTTTAGCTTTAATATCATTCAACCCAATCATCTCGTGCAGGTTGGTCATTACATCTTCCAGAGATTCTTCATGCACCTGCGGAGCTACAGTTTTAGCAATCGGCGTAATGCTATGGCTACCACCAGCATACACTTGTGGAACACCCTGTACCCAGGTTTCACCTACTTCAAAAGGCAAAATGGCAATCAGCGTATCCATGAAAATGATTTCCAGGGTATATTTATCCTTAAACCATGTGTTTTTATCTGAAGCGCCCCATCCGGTTGTAACACTAATCTGCTTATTGGCATGATCAGTGGAGATCATACTTAGATAAGAAGTGCTGCCTTTCAATTGGCGGGCATCATTATAAAAATTGAAGAACAGTTCACAATGCCAGGGTTCTTCCTGCAAATTTTTAAAGTTAAATTCAGCAAAAATATATCTGGTTTCAGTAGAGTTGAATTGTGAATAATATTTACGCTGATCTTTTGGGACACCTTCATAACCACCCTCATACATTTTGATAGAATCAAAATTGAAATAAGGATTAAGGTCATTAGAAACAAGTCCTCCTTCAATTACATAGAATTTACGGTTACCTACCAGCTTGCCATCAATATAAGCTTCCCATTCGTAGGCACCTTTTTTCCAGAACATGCCCACTTCCGACATACCCCAGCTATTGCGTATAATAACGGTATTTTCTTCTTTCCGTACCTGTCTGTCGGTTTTAAGATGACATATCTCTTCTTTAGTACCGTCGGATTTAAAGGCATACGCTTTTAAGGAAATCTGTGTAGCCCAGTCTTCCTCATCAAAAAGTTTGTTATAAAAAGAAAGCTCGCAATAGATATACGTTGTTTCTTTATTCTCAAAAACACGTCTGTATTTTTTAGAATCTCCCTCAAAAGTTTCAGTTGAAGCGTATGTTTTGAGGTCTTTGAATTTGTATTTTATTTCCAAGGCACAGATTGTCTTAAATTCTTAGAAATTAAAATTACTTAGCTTTGATTTGAGATGCTTTTCTAAAACTGCTAAATAATTACATATAACATTTTTGAGCAAATAAGATGCAAAACTCCCGCAAAATCCAGTATTTGCGAAAAAAAATATTGCAATAACTTAAAATGGTAGTATCTATAAATCAGGAGAGTTTGATAAGCCAAAAATGTAATATGGCCTTAATTTTTGCAGAAAGGCCTTTTTAGATAGTGGAAAGTATTTGAAAAACAAGCTTCTTCTTTCCAGAAATTAATTGTTTAAACCAGTTTATTTTTTATTTTAAGCTGCATTTCACACATTCAGAATCCTGGAAAAATTAAAAAATCATGCAAGGTGCGTTTACTTTTTTCCTCAAAAAAAGGTAAACAAGAATAAGTAGATTTTTATTTATTGATAGAAGTAACGGTTCTAATTCAATATTTTTTTATTAACTCTGCTGAAAGGCTGGTAAGTCCGGTAGTAGCTTTATCTTCCATCAAATGCAGGTTAGGCCGTTGGGCAACAGCTGGTATATGGGGATCGATAATATATTTTGGGACTTCATCAGCTACATAATCAATCAGGCCGGCGGCAGGGTACACCAGCAAGGAAGTCCCAACTACAATAAAGATATCAGCTGAGGAGACCTCCATGATTGCTTTCTCAATCATTGGCACCATTTCCCCAAACCAGACAATATGTGGCCGGAGTTGTGATCCTTTCTCACACAAGTCTCCTAATTTCAGTTCCCAACCTTCCATATCATACACCAGATTTTCGTCTACTGTACTTCGGGATTTAAAAATTTCGCCATGTAGATGTATTACATTGGAAGAGCCAGCCCTTTCGTGCAGATTATCTACATTTTGGGTTATAATCACTACATCAAACTTTTTTTCAAGTTCTACGAGAGCCAGATGTCCTGCATTTGGCTGTGCAGTAAGACCATTTTTCCGCCTTTCGTTGTAAAAATTCAATACCAGTTCCGGATTTTTATGCCAGCCTTCCGGTGAGGCTACTTCCATAATATCATGTCCTTCCCATAATCCATTCGCATCTCTAAAAGTTGCGATTCCGCTTTCTGCACTAATACCTGCGCCAGACAAAACAACAATTTTCTTTTTCATAGAAACTAAATATATCAGGAAGTTTTGTGATTGAAATTAAGGCAAAATAAATAAAATGGATAAAAGAAATTCCTATAAATCGCTATTACTGGCATCGAAAATAAGTGAATGATAAAATAGCCCCACATACCTGTGGTACTTCGGCACATAAAGGCATAAAAATAGCGCTGAAGTTTTGATCCAGCGCTATTTTTATCTTCAAAATGTATTTACATAACAGACTTACTTCTTTTTCTTGACCGGAAATTTTCCTTTGCCTTTTTTTTCCGGCGTAGTTTTGGCGAGATTCAGACACTCTTCCAGGGTAAGATTTTTAGGATCTTTATCTTTAGGAATCTTGATGTTTTGCTTTCCTATTGATATATAGGGTCCAAACCTGCCATTGAGTACTTTTACATCCGGGTTTTCGGTAAATTCCTTAATAAATTTCTCGGAATCAGATTTTCGTTTATTAATAATAATTTCATTTGCCCGTGCTTCTGTCAACACAAAGGGGTCATCTTCTTTACCCAGGGAGTAGAATTTATTATCGTGTTTTACATAAGGACCAAATCTACCAACCGCAACTGTCATAGGTTTTCCCTCAAAACTTCCTGCTTCTCTGGGAAGTTTAAATAATTCCAGTGCATCTTCCAGGGTAATACGTTCCATCATCTGGCCTTTTTTCAGGCTGGCGTAGAGAGGTTTTTTATCTCCTTCAGCTTCACCTATTTGAGCAACCGGGCCAAACTTACCCAGGCGTACACTTACTTTTTCGCCTGTTTCCGGGTGAGTACCTAATTCTCTGGATTTGCCTACAGAAGAACGTTGTATTTCCTGGGTGTTTTCTATCCGCTTGTGAAAACCATCATAAAATCCCTCCAGCATGTTTACCCATTCTTTCCTGCCCTGGGCAATCTCATCAAATTCTTTTTCTACAGTAGCTGTAAAAGAATAATCCACTACATTGGGAAAATGCTGTACCAGAAAATCATTCACAATCATAGCTATATCTTCCGGAAATAGTTTGGCTTTCTCCGCACCGGTGATTTCCTTCAAGGTTGTTTCATTGATTTTATCCTGCTTCAGTATCAGTTCCCGGTATGGACGTTCTTTACCTTCACGGTCTTCCTTTACAACGTAACCTCGTTTAATAATGGTAGATATGGTTGGCGCATAAGTTGAAGGCCTGCCGATACCCATTTCTTCTAGTTTTTTTACCAGGCTTGCTTCCGTATATCTGGGAGCCGGACGGGAAAAACGCTGCGTAGCGCTCATGTGATTAAGGTTGAGCGCTTGGCCGATATTAAGCGGAGGCAGCATCCCTTTGCTATCCTCATCGTCTTCCTCATTGTCGCTGGATTCTATATATACTTTTAAAAACCCATCAAATTTAATTACTTCACCTGTGGCCACCAGCTGCTCTTTCAATTCTCCGGCATTGTTTAATTGGGCACTTTCTACGTTAGTAGCCGCCGCAGGTTTAATAGCAATAGTAGCTGTAGTTCTTTCCAGCCTGGCATCAGCCATTTGGGAGGCAATCGCCCGTTTCCAGATGAGCTCATATAAGCGTTGCTCGTTGCGATCTCCATTTACTTTCTGTGCCGAAAAATCTGTGGGCCGAATGGCTTCGTGGGCTTCCTGAGCAGATTCTGATTTGGTTTTGTATTGTCTTACCTGCACATATTCTTTTCCGAAGGCACTCTCGATTTCGGCTTTTGCTTTCTGGATAGCTTCTTCAGAAAGAATAGTAGAATCGGTACGCATGTAGGATATTTTACCAGCTTCATATAACTTCTGCGCAATTGTCATCGTCTGAGACACAGAGAAATACAGTTTGCGGCTGGCTTCCTGTTGCAATGTTGACGTAGTAAATGGAGCAGCAGGCGATTTTTTAGCTGGCTTTGTTTCTAAATTCTTAATAGAAAAAGCGGCCTCCACACAACGTTCCAGAAAACTTCTGGCTTCCGGTTCCGTGTTGAATTTTTCAGGTAATTCAGCTGTTAACGTTTTTCCTTTCCCAAGGTCAAACAGAGCTGAAATCTTATAAGAAGATTTGCTTGCAAACCCTTCAATTTCCCTTTCTCTCTCTACAATCAGACGTACAGCAACCGATTGTACCCTACCGGCAGATAAACCCATTTTAATTTTTTTCCACAGCACCGGAGAAAGCTCAAACCCAACAATGCGATCCAGAATACGCCGGGCTTGCTGGGCATTTACCAGGTCAATATCGATGGTACGGGGCGATTTAATGGCATTCAGGATGGCATTTTTAGTAATTTCCCTGAAAACAATTCTGCGGATTACATTGTCTTTTAAATTCAGCGCCTCCTTCAAATGCCAGGATATAGCTTCTCCCTCACGGTCATCGTCAGTAGCCAGCCAGATGAGTTCAGCTTCCTTGGCAAGTTTCTTTAGCTGGGCAACTACCTCCTTTTTATCTTCTGATATTTCATAGGTTGGACGGAATCCGTTGGCTATATCAATAGCATTATTATCTTTGGGCAAATCGCGAACATGGCCAAAGCTGGACTTTACAGTAAAATCCTCGCCCAGATACCCCTCTATTGTCTTGGCTTTGGCTGGAGATTCTACAATTACTAAATTTTTAGACATATGATTTAATATCCTTTAAAATGCAAAACTGGTCAAATATGATGATTTTTTGTATAAAAAAACAAACCTACACTTATTGGTCTGGTTCACTATAATCATTTTTATTATATTTTTGTTCAAACCTTTCTCTATAAATTCGCTTTTCTGCTTACATTACGCTCTGCAATTAAGGAATAGTCTGTAATTAATATCCATGTAAAGTAATGGTTAAATCTTTAGTACTGGTCCGTCATGCGCAGGCGGAACCCTATTCTCCTGTTATCAAAGATGAAGAAAGAGAACTGACAGCGACTGGTGTAGCGGATGCCTCCAGAATGGGGAAACACTTACAATCTTTACAGGTAAAACCAGATTTGATTGTGGCAAGCCCTGCTTACCGGACTACTACTACTGCACAACTATTGGCCGAACAACTGGGCTACAACCTGTCAAATATTAAAATAGAGCCTACTTTATATGAATCCTCCATGCGTAATCTGATGGCGGTTGTGAATCAGCTGAGTGAAACATATACTCAGGTAATGATTATTTCTCATAATCCTACACTTACCTATCTGGCTGAATATTTAACCCATGCAGAAATCGGAACCGTTCCTACCTGTGGGTCACTACAAATACAGTTTGAAAATATTTCCTGGCAGCAGGTAAGTGGAAATACCGGGAAGCTGGTCTGGTTTGAATTTCCGGGGAAATAGATATAAATATTCATTCACTCATTTGTATGTGAAAAAACAATAAATTTAAATTAGAAGTATAATGCGTATAGCTTCAGGTAATATTCCTGATTTTTTGCCATCCTGTTTTTTCTGCCCGGATGGTTTCCTATTTTTGCCCCACACGTCAACCTATAGTTTAATTATTGCCTAATTTTTCATGAGTCAAGTACATTTTCAAAAGATTGCCACAGAATTATCTGTATCAGAAAAGCAGGTTGCCAGCACGGTTGAACTGCTCGATGAGGGAGCTACAGTTCCTTTTATTTCCCGTTACCGGAAAGAAATGACTGGTAGTCTGGATGAAGTGGCCATTGCTGCCATACGGGATCGCATTCTGCAACTGCGCGAGTTAGATAAACGCCGGGAAAGTATTATTAAATCCCTGAAAGAACTCAATAAATGGACACAGGATCTGGAAGATCAGTTACAGGCCGCCGAAACCATGGCTGTTCTGGAAGATATCTATCTGCCTTACAAACCTAAACGCCGGACCAAAGCAACAATCGCCAGGGAAAAAGGGTTAGAACCTCTGGCTGCCGCCATTTTTGCCCAGCAATATCTTGACATCACAGAAGAAGCCCAAAAGTTTATCTCCACCGAAAAAGAGGTGAATTCTATTGACGAAGCACTTGCCGGTAGCCGGGATATAATTGCCGAGTGGGTGAATGAAAGCCCGGAAGCCAGGGCAAAAATCCGGGATTTGTTCTGGAAAGAAGGGGTTTTTAAAACCAGAGTAATTCCTGGCAAAGAGGAAGAAGCACAGAAGTTTAAAGATTATTTTGAGTGGGAAGAACCTATTACAACAGCACCTTCTCATAGAGTACTAGCCATGCGTAGGGGAGAAAAAGAGATGTTTTTGTTATTGGATACATCTCCACCCGAAGAATCTGCAATCGATGTCCTGGAAAAGCAGTTTGTTTTGTCAACGAATGAATCTTCACAGCAAGTTCGGCTGGCCGTAAAGGATAGTTATAAGCGTTTGCTGAAACCTTCTATAGAAACTGAAATCAGACTAGCCTCCAAGAAAAAGGCAGATGAAGAAGCCATCAGAGTATTTGCAGACAATTTGCGGCAGTTACTGCTTTCTGCACCTTTGGGCCAGAAGAATGTACTCGCTGTAGACCCAGGCTTCCGGACAGGATGCAAACTGGCCATACTCAACAGGCAAGGAAAATTATTGCATAATGAAGCTATTTATCCCAACGAACCTCAAAAGCAATATGCAAAGGCTGGAGAAACCATTATAAAATTATGCGAGAAGTTTGATGTAGAAGCCATTTCCATTGGGAATGGAACTGCCAGCCGTGAAACAGAAAGTTTTGTAAGAAGCCTGAAGTTGCCAGCTCAGATCCAGGTTATTGTGGTGAATGAAAGTGGCGCGTCCATCTATTCTGCTTCTGAAGTCGCCAGAGATGAATTTCCGGAGTATGATGTTACCGTAAGAGGTGCTGTTTCTATTGGAAGAAGGCTTATGGACCCACTGGCAGAACTGGTGAAAATAGACCCAAAATCTATTGGAGTAGGCCAGTATCAGCACGATGTAGATCAGACAGCTCTTAAGCAGAGCCTGGATGATGTAGTGATGAGTTGTGTAAATGCGGTAGGAGTGGAGGTAAATACAGCCAGTAAAGAACTGCTCACGTATGTTTCCGGTTTAGGGCCACAACTGGCCCAGAATATTATAGATTACCGGAATACACATGGAGCATTCAGTTCCCGTAGCCAGTTACGGCAGGTGCCAAGGCTAGGAGAGAAGGCATACGAACAGGCGGCTGGTTTTCTCCGTATTCGTGGGGCTGCCAATCCTTTGGATGCCAGTGCCGTTCATCCGGAAAGTTATCACATTGTAGCGCAAATGGCTACTGATGTAAAAGCCACCATTGAAAGCCTGATACAGAATGAAACGCTGAGAAAAAGTATTCAACTCAAAAAATATATAACCAATACTACCGGTTTGCCTACCTTACAAGATATTCTCAGCGAACTTGCTAAACCAGGCCGTGATCCAAGAGCTCAGTTTGAAACATTCCAGTTTACAGAAGGCATCAACAGCATGGGTGATCTGAGAACAGGGATGAAACTGCCTGGGATAATTACCAATGTAACTGCCTTTGGTGCTTTTGTAGACATTGGCGTGCATCAGGATGGTTTAGTACATATCAGCGAATTATCCGACCGCTATGTTTCAAATCCGCATGAAGTTGTAAAAGTGCAGCAAAAAGTAGAGGTTACTGTACTTGAAGTTGATGTAAACCGGAAAAGAATTGCATTATCAATGAAAGGAAATAAGCCTGTTGCCGGAAAACCTGCTAAAAACCAGACTAAAGCTGAAACGGAAACAGATATGCAACAGAAGCTAAATCAGCTCAAGCAAATGTTTAAATAATTTCTATTGATATTTTCATACTAAAAAGGATAAAACAACTTTTATAGAGTGTTTTTATCCTTTTTTTTGTGGGCTTATGTATTTTTTTTGCAATACTTGTCATTTTAACATTAATTCTCCTTTTAATTTTACTAATCTGTCAGATCTGCTTCCGGCCTGTGATAAATTTGTTTACACATAAATTATGGATAGAACATAAGCTCATTTGCTTCTCTGGACAATATGTTCTGAAAGAGTGTTGGTAAAAACGGAGATTAAGGAGTTTTTACCAAAAGTATCTCCTTATATAAGGATAAAACTAAAGTTTAGTTTAGGCTTATTTATATACTCAGATTTGCTTAGTTACATTTTAATGAATTGGCTTTGTTAATTTCCTTCGGGAAACAAATGTGTGTAGGATAAGTACCTGAAAGTGCATTTTATTTCTGAATGCATCTAGTAATTTTGAATTGTCAATCAGGCAGAAATAGGGAAAGAAATAATAGAAGACGTTACACTGATTTATATAAAAGATTCAAGATAAATAGTCATATAAGTTTAGGTTTTAGGTGGTTTGTTTTAACGAAGTCCCCCGGTGGTTTCCGCCGGTGGGACTTTTATTTTATGCCTGTCCAATAGTTTGGCATTCTCTGCAAAGCTCGCTAATTTCACTCTCTTAAAGAAGTACTATTCATTCTTCAGTCTGCTATGCCATCCTCAGTGCTTACCCCGGAAAGTGTTCTTAAACAATATTTTGGTTATGATACCTACCGGCCTATGCAGCAGGAAATCATTTATGAACTGTTGCAAGGTAAGGATGTATTGGTGCTGATGCCTACTGGAGGCGGCAAATCCATTTGCTATCAGGTACCTGCCATGGTAATGCCCGGAATAACAATAGTGGTTTCTCCCTTAATCGCTCTCATGAAAGACCAGGTAGAAAGCCTGCTGAGTAATGGAATTCCAGCTGCCTATTTAAATAGTTCACAATCTGGTCAGCAGCAATCCGACATTGAAAATGAGTGCCTGCAAGGCGTTATTAAACTTTTATACATATCTCCGGAAAAATTGCTTTCACAAGGATTTCAGGCCTTATTAAAGAAATTGCCAATTGACCTTTTTGCTATTGATGAAGCACACTGTATCTCCGGATGGGGACATGATTTCAGGCCGGAATACACGCAGTTGAATCTTTTAAAACAAAATTTTCCAGGTATACCTGTCGTAGCTTTGACCGCTACTGCCGATAAACTAATCCGGCAGGATATTGTGGAGCAGTTGGGTTTACAAGCTGCTAAAGTATTTGTATCATCTTTTGATAGAAAAAATTTGAGCCTGACAGTGTTACCTGGAAGAAACAAACTTACTCAGGTAATGGATTTTCTGGATGCACATAAGGGGCAGGCCGGAATAATATACTGCTTAAGTAGAAGTAATACCGAGCAGGTGGCAGAAAAGCTAACAGGAAGCGGTTACAAGGCAGGTTATTATCACGCTGGGATGAGCAGCCGTGACCGTTCTAAGGTGCAGGAAGCTTTTCTTAAAGATGACATTCAAGTGATTTGTGCAACTATCGCTTTTGGAATGGGAATAGATAAGTCGAATGTTCGCTGGGTGATTCATTTTAATTTGCCTAAGAATATGGAAAGCTATTATCAGGAAATTGGCCGGGCAGGCAGGGATGGTTTACCAGCAGCTACGGTTCTATTCTATAGTTTTCGTGATGTAATTGCCTGGCGTGAGATATTAAATTCTAAACCAGAAGACGAAAAAAGGGTAGAGTTACAAATGGCTCGCCTGGAACGAATGCAACAATATGCTGAAGCATATTTATGCCGGAGACGTATTCTGTTGAACTACTTTTCAGAACAATTAACTCAGGATTGCCAGAATTGTGATATCTGTAAAAATCCCAGAAGCCGCTTTGATGGCACCATACTGGCACAAAAAGCACTTTCGGCAGTGATCAGGCTACAGGAATCTGTAACTATGGGAATGTTGATTGATGTACTTCGTGGCAGTCGTAGTGCTCAGATTGTGGAAAAAGGGTATGATAAGATTAAAACCTATGGGGCAGGTGCTGACCTGAAAACGAATGAATGGCGTGATTATTTGCAGCAGATGGTAAATACAGGCATTCTGGAAGTAGCCTATCATCAAAAATATGCCTTGCATAGAGGAGTGTTAAGCCAGCGCATCCTGAATGGAAGCCAACAAGTTTGGCTGGTAAAATCAGAACCTATTGGTATTCCAAAACAGAATGAAGTAATCTCTAAGCAAAGTGCAGCTTCTGTCAAAGAACATTTGCTCGACAAACTAAAAATTATCAGGAAGCGTCTGGCTGATTCTCAAAATGTGCCGCCATATATAGTATTTAATGATCATACCTTATCTGAAATGGTGATGAAGCGCCCCAAAAACCGGGAACAATTACTAAGGATTTCGGGTATTGGACAACATAAACTGGATATGTATGGAGATGCTTTTCTAATTGAAATTAATAAATTTCCACCTTTGCAGAGACTTAAGAATGAACCTAAAAAGAAACCTGCCAAAGAGAAAATAGATACCTATCAACTTACCTACGATGCTTTTATAAAAGGATACCATCTCGAAGAGATCGCTAAACAAAGAGAGTTGAGTATTACTACTATTCAGACACATATTATTACGCTATGGATGAAAGACTATCCTATTGATATCTATTCGTTTATCTCAGCCCAGGAATTACAGATTTTGTGCGAAGCAATCCCAAAAATTAATGGTCTTGAAACTAAAAGCAAAGAGTTATTTGATTACTTCCGGGAAAAATATGATTATTTTAAAATAAAGATTGCCTTATCAGTATATGCCAAGAAACTCAAGTAAGCTCCTAATATACTTTTGCTAATTCCATTCTAATTTTCATATAACCTTTCGATTTTACAGCTCATACAAAGTTCTTTTTTCTTAAGAAAACTTTGTATGAGCCCCTTTGTTTATATCAACTATCAATATCAAAGAACGCAAGGGTTGTAAGGTTACTTTATCCCGATAAACAAAATTAAATGTCAACTTAGAAAGCATTAAAAGCTTACATACCTGTGTACATTTTTTCATAGCAATGTAACTTACCCAAAAGGTAAAAGTTCTTAAAGGCTCATCTATTTTGCTTAATTACATTTAGTAAGGCTTATTAACACTTATGAGTTTACTCAATTACATATTAATAGTATTTTTTATAATAATATCAGGCATAGCTGGTGTTTATTATAGGCTATACATTTTGAAGAAAAAAGCTTATTTCTTACGTACCCGAGAAAATACCAAAATTCTTGTGCAAATTAAGGCTTTGAAAAAAGCCAATGATAGGTTAGAGATAAGTAGAAATGAGTTACAGGAAATTAACCGGAACAAAGATAAATTCATCTCGATTATATCTCACGATTTCAGGGGACCTTTGAATTCGTTAACTGCATTATTACAGATTTTAATGAAATATGCTGAGAGTTTCAGTAAAGACGAATTGAAAGATTTCGGGAGGAATATGGATAAGTCTGTCCATAATCTACTTGATTTACTAGAAAACCTTTTTAAATGGTCGCAAAGTCAGAGTAAGCAGATTGAACACCGGCCAGAAGTATTTGTTTTAGCAGAACTAATATATAAAACAGTTAACTTATTAGAACCTACAGCCCATAATAAAAATATTCTAATCCAGGTAGAAGTAGATCCTATTATAAAAGTGAATGCAGATAAACATATGATGAGTTTTATTTTGAGAAATCTACTCTCTAATGCCATAAAATTTACTCATAAGGGCGGTGTAGTGCGTAT from Rhodocytophaga rosea carries:
- a CDS encoding Tex family protein codes for the protein MSQVHFQKIATELSVSEKQVASTVELLDEGATVPFISRYRKEMTGSLDEVAIAAIRDRILQLRELDKRRESIIKSLKELNKWTQDLEDQLQAAETMAVLEDIYLPYKPKRRTKATIAREKGLEPLAAAIFAQQYLDITEEAQKFISTEKEVNSIDEALAGSRDIIAEWVNESPEARAKIRDLFWKEGVFKTRVIPGKEEEAQKFKDYFEWEEPITTAPSHRVLAMRRGEKEMFLLLDTSPPEESAIDVLEKQFVLSTNESSQQVRLAVKDSYKRLLKPSIETEIRLASKKKADEEAIRVFADNLRQLLLSAPLGQKNVLAVDPGFRTGCKLAILNRQGKLLHNEAIYPNEPQKQYAKAGETIIKLCEKFDVEAISIGNGTASRETESFVRSLKLPAQIQVIVVNESGASIYSASEVARDEFPEYDVTVRGAVSIGRRLMDPLAELVKIDPKSIGVGQYQHDVDQTALKQSLDDVVMSCVNAVGVEVNTASKELLTYVSGLGPQLAQNIIDYRNTHGAFSSRSQLRQVPRLGEKAYEQAAGFLRIRGAANPLDASAVHPESYHIVAQMATDVKATIESLIQNETLRKSIQLKKYITNTTGLPTLQDILSELAKPGRDPRAQFETFQFTEGINSMGDLRTGMKLPGIITNVTAFGAFVDIGVHQDGLVHISELSDRYVSNPHEVVKVQQKVEVTVLEVDVNRKRIALSMKGNKPVAGKPAKNQTKAETETDMQQKLNQLKQMFK
- a CDS encoding SIR2 family NAD-dependent protein deacylase; the protein is MKKKIVVLSGAGISAESGIATFRDANGLWEGHDIMEVASPEGWHKNPELVLNFYNERRKNGLTAQPNAGHLALVELEKKFDVVIITQNVDNLHERAGSSNVIHLHGEIFKSRSTVDENLVYDMEGWELKLGDLCEKGSQLRPHIVWFGEMVPMIEKAIMEVSSADIFIVVGTSLLVYPAAGLIDYVADEVPKYIIDPHIPAVAQRPNLHLMEDKATTGLTSLSAELIKKY
- a CDS encoding SixA phosphatase family protein → MVKSLVLVRHAQAEPYSPVIKDEERELTATGVADASRMGKHLQSLQVKPDLIVASPAYRTTTTAQLLAEQLGYNLSNIKIEPTLYESSMRNLMAVVNQLSETYTQVMIISHNPTLTYLAEYLTHAEIGTVPTCGSLQIQFENISWQQVSGNTGKLVWFEFPGK
- the topA gene encoding type I DNA topoisomerase — its product is MSKNLVIVESPAKAKTIEGYLGEDFTVKSSFGHVRDLPKDNNAIDIANGFRPTYEISEDKKEVVAQLKKLAKEAELIWLATDDDREGEAISWHLKEALNLKDNVIRRIVFREITKNAILNAIKSPRTIDIDLVNAQQARRILDRIVGFELSPVLWKKIKMGLSAGRVQSVAVRLIVEREREIEGFASKSSYKISALFDLGKGKTLTAELPEKFNTEPEARSFLERCVEAAFSIKNLETKPAKKSPAAPFTTSTLQQEASRKLYFSVSQTMTIAQKLYEAGKISYMRTDSTILSEEAIQKAKAEIESAFGKEYVQVRQYKTKSESAQEAHEAIRPTDFSAQKVNGDRNEQRLYELIWKRAIASQMADARLERTTATIAIKPAAATNVESAQLNNAGELKEQLVATGEVIKFDGFLKVYIESSDNEEDDEDSKGMLPPLNIGQALNLNHMSATQRFSRPAPRYTEASLVKKLEEMGIGRPSTYAPTISTIIKRGYVVKEDREGKERPYRELILKQDKINETTLKEITGAEKAKLFPEDIAMIVNDFLVQHFPNVVDYSFTATVEKEFDEIAQGRKEWVNMLEGFYDGFHKRIENTQEIQRSSVGKSRELGTHPETGEKVSVRLGKFGPVAQIGEAEGDKKPLYASLKKGQMMERITLEDALELFKLPREAGSFEGKPMTVAVGRFGPYVKHDNKFYSLGKEDDPFVLTEARANEIIINKRKSDSEKFIKEFTENPDVKVLNGRFGPYISIGKQNIKIPKDKDPKNLTLEECLNLAKTTPEKKGKGKFPVKKKK
- the recQ gene encoding DNA helicase RecQ; this encodes MPSSVLTPESVLKQYFGYDTYRPMQQEIIYELLQGKDVLVLMPTGGGKSICYQVPAMVMPGITIVVSPLIALMKDQVESLLSNGIPAAYLNSSQSGQQQSDIENECLQGVIKLLYISPEKLLSQGFQALLKKLPIDLFAIDEAHCISGWGHDFRPEYTQLNLLKQNFPGIPVVALTATADKLIRQDIVEQLGLQAAKVFVSSFDRKNLSLTVLPGRNKLTQVMDFLDAHKGQAGIIYCLSRSNTEQVAEKLTGSGYKAGYYHAGMSSRDRSKVQEAFLKDDIQVICATIAFGMGIDKSNVRWVIHFNLPKNMESYYQEIGRAGRDGLPAATVLFYSFRDVIAWREILNSKPEDEKRVELQMARLERMQQYAEAYLCRRRILLNYFSEQLTQDCQNCDICKNPRSRFDGTILAQKALSAVIRLQESVTMGMLIDVLRGSRSAQIVEKGYDKIKTYGAGADLKTNEWRDYLQQMVNTGILEVAYHQKYALHRGVLSQRILNGSQQVWLVKSEPIGIPKQNEVISKQSAASVKEHLLDKLKIIRKRLADSQNVPPYIVFNDHTLSEMVMKRPKNREQLLRISGIGQHKLDMYGDAFLIEINKFPPLQRLKNEPKKKPAKEKIDTYQLTYDAFIKGYHLEEIAKQRELSITTIQTHIITLWMKDYPIDIYSFISAQELQILCEAIPKINGLETKSKELFDYFREKYDYFKIKIALSVYAKKLK
- a CDS encoding AAA family ATPase encodes the protein MEIKYKFKDLKTYASTETFEGDSKKYRRVFENKETTYIYCELSFYNKLFDEEDWATQISLKAYAFKSDGTKEEICHLKTDRQVRKEENTVIIRNSWGMSEVGMFWKKGAYEWEAYIDGKLVGNRKFYVIEGGLVSNDLNPYFNFDSIKMYEGGYEGVPKDQRKYYSQFNSTETRYIFAEFNFKNLQEEPWHCELFFNFYNDARQLKGSTSYLSMISTDHANKQISVTTGWGASDKNTWFKDKYTLEIIFMDTLIAILPFEVGETWVQGVPQVYAGGSHSITPIAKTVAPQVHEESLEDVMTNLHEMIGLNDIKAKINDYTSYLKFLQLRQKQGFEENHKISLHTVFTGNPGTGKTTVAQTLGKIYHKMGLLSKGTVMEVGRVELIGKYIGQTAPKVKEVIDKARGGILFIDEAYSLMRNENDDQDFGREAIEVLLKEMSDGPGDIAILVAGYPKQMHTFLDSNPGLRSRFNLFYNFPDYLPQELLEISLQKATQKHIEFTDDAREFLYEKIIDAYRNRNQAFGNARLVNSWVEEAKMNMGLRVIRSSDLTSLTQEQLRVVELADVKQMFKSTSRENPDIKVDEKQLQEALDELNELVGLSTVKNDLHELVKLVKFYNESGKDVIHKFSLHTVFTGNPGTGKTTVARIMAKIFKALGILERGHLVECDRQSLVAGYVGQTAIKTQAMIDKALGGVLFIDEAYSLTSGSDNDFGKEAIETLLKQMEDRRGEFIVITAGYPTNMHHFLEANPGLKSRFDKSLHFDDYTAEELHEVAIQMLKKEHLVADEAADKHLKAYLDTIYASRDKFFGNARTVRKIIQSAVKKQHLRMASIDKSERTEQIIQTLSVEDVNEFKPDTKNSSGIGFKFSTN